Proteins co-encoded in one Clostridia bacterium genomic window:
- a CDS encoding PrsW family intramembrane metalloprotease, whose amino-acid sequence MFYFLTQPNLGYNAILIVAAVIPAVALMIFVAKADKLEKESPRLLRNLVFAGILSALIALLVERVLSFILDKTVAETSPAYNVILYFIIVAGAEEGAKYLLMYRRTWKSPEFNCQYDGVVYAVFVSLGFALWENISYVLHFDGLSTALVRAVTAIPGHACFGVFMGIGYGIAKRYDYLGDRKKSVLFRILSLVVPMLLHGTYDYLTTLTDRTYSWIFVGFVVLLFIVSFILVKRTSKRDRYIDGTPDAPDDSASAANVTWRDKRQGADDPSSDAPDDYFD is encoded by the coding sequence ATGTTCTACTTCTTGACACAACCCAACTTGGGCTACAACGCCATTCTCATCGTCGCCGCCGTCATACCCGCCGTGGCGCTGATGATTTTCGTCGCCAAGGCCGACAAATTGGAGAAAGAGAGCCCTCGGCTTTTGCGCAATCTCGTCTTTGCGGGCATTCTCTCCGCGCTTATCGCCTTGCTCGTCGAGCGCGTACTGTCCTTTATTCTCGACAAAACCGTCGCAGAAACTTCGCCGGCCTACAACGTCATTCTCTATTTCATCATCGTCGCGGGCGCAGAAGAAGGCGCCAAATATCTGTTGATGTATCGCCGCACCTGGAAAAGCCCCGAGTTCAACTGCCAATACGACGGCGTGGTGTACGCCGTGTTCGTTTCGTTGGGCTTCGCCTTGTGGGAGAATATCAGTTACGTTCTGCACTTCGACGGGCTGTCCACCGCTTTGGTCCGCGCGGTCACGGCCATTCCCGGCCACGCGTGTTTCGGCGTCTTTATGGGCATAGGCTACGGCATCGCCAAGCGCTACGACTATCTGGGCGACCGCAAGAAGAGCGTTTTGTTCCGCATTCTTTCGCTCGTCGTGCCCATGCTGTTGCACGGCACCTACGACTATCTCACCACGTTGACGGACCGGACGTACAGTTGGATATTCGTGGGGTTCGTCGTGTTGCTGTTCATCGTGTCCTTTATTCTCGTCAAGCGTACGTCCAAGCGCGACCGCTATATAGACGGCACGCCCGACGCGCCCGACGACAGCGCCTCGGCGGCCAACGTCACTTGGCGCGACAAGCGGCAAGGAGCGGACGATCCCTCTTCCGACGCGCCCGACGACTATTTCGACTGA
- the mgtE gene encoding magnesium transporter, producing the protein MSTDQTTDLLRELPTDTALRIAESDDIVALLRARDFSTLKPLLAQMNAVDIAHVFDGLEDYETPLLFRLLPKDLAAETFVELDSDRQEALIERLNNLELRAVMDELFVDDVVDIVEEMPANVVKRILAQSDSETRAYVNDILKYPKDSAGSIMTVEFVSLRPQMTVDEAYDKIRETAIDKETIYTCYVVDDHNYLAGIVTAKDLLLADKQKRVGDIMETNPVYAHTTDDREYTARLLTEYGFLAIPVVDDEMRLVGIVTVDDAIDVLQEENTEDIAKMAAVKPSDKPYLKTSVWAIWRNRIPWLLVLMVSATFTGLILNKYEHKLAIISSVLFACVPMIMDTGGNAGSQASVTVIRALALGELTTKDGLRVLWKETRVSVLLGASLAVACFGKLMVVDNLIFGYKDYTVFTCAVVSLALMCTVVIAKVVGCMLPMLAKKVRLDPAVVASPFITTIVDALSLILYCGLAIAMLG; encoded by the coding sequence ATGAGCACCGACCAAACCACCGACCTATTGCGCGAGTTGCCCACGGACACGGCCTTGCGTATCGCCGAAAGCGACGACATAGTGGCCCTTTTGCGCGCGCGCGATTTCTCCACGTTGAAGCCGCTTTTGGCCCAAATGAACGCGGTGGATATCGCCCACGTCTTCGACGGGCTGGAGGACTACGAAACGCCCCTTTTGTTCCGCCTGCTGCCCAAAGACCTGGCGGCCGAAACATTCGTCGAATTGGACAGCGATCGGCAAGAGGCGTTGATCGAGCGGCTGAACAACCTGGAATTGCGCGCGGTGATGGACGAATTGTTCGTGGACGACGTGGTGGACATCGTGGAAGAAATGCCCGCCAACGTCGTCAAGCGCATCCTCGCGCAAAGCGACAGTGAAACACGCGCCTACGTCAACGATATTTTGAAATATCCCAAGGACAGCGCGGGGAGCATTATGACGGTGGAATTCGTTTCGTTGCGCCCCCAAATGACCGTGGACGAAGCCTACGACAAAATACGCGAAACCGCCATAGACAAAGAGACCATCTACACGTGCTACGTCGTGGACGACCACAACTACCTTGCAGGTATCGTCACCGCCAAGGACCTCTTGCTCGCGGACAAGCAAAAACGAGTGGGCGACATAATGGAAACGAATCCCGTCTACGCGCACACGACGGACGACAGGGAATATACGGCCAGACTGCTGACCGAATACGGCTTCTTGGCCATTCCCGTCGTGGACGACGAAATGCGCTTGGTGGGCATCGTCACGGTGGACGACGCCATCGACGTACTGCAAGAGGAAAACACCGAGGATATCGCCAAGATGGCGGCCGTCAAGCCGAGCGACAAGCCCTACCTCAAGACGAGCGTATGGGCCATTTGGCGCAACCGTATTCCGTGGCTTTTGGTCCTGATGGTGTCCGCCACCTTCACGGGATTGATCCTCAACAAGTACGAGCACAAATTGGCCATCATCAGCTCCGTCCTGTTCGCCTGCGTGCCTATGATCATGGACACGGGCGGCAACGCGGGCTCGCAAGCCTCGGTCACGGTCATCCGCGCGTTGGCGCTCGGCGAACTGACCACCAAAGACGGCTTGCGCGTGCTGTGGAAAGAGACGCGCGTTTCGGTGCTTCTCGGCGCGTCTTTAGCCGTGGCGTGCTTTGGCAAATTGATGGTCGTGGACAACCTTATCTTCGGCTACAAGGATTACACGGTATTCACCTGCGCCGTGGTGTCCTTGGCGTTGATGTGCACGGTGGTCATCGCCAAAGTCGTGGGCTGTATGCTGCCTATGCTCGCCAAAAAAGTGCGCTTGGACCCCGCCGTGGTGGCCAGCCCCTTCATCACCACCATCGTGGACGCGTTGAGCCTAATACTCTATTGCGGATTGGCAATCGCCATGCTGGGATAA